Proteins encoded in a region of the Melioribacteraceae bacterium genome:
- a CDS encoding PqqD family protein produces MPLSFSQRRRILKNANYLDLRPLRLHKDEIGEDNIVTILIPKFKNRIALKYIVPKLKSPEIKLKLDEIGSQTWLLLDGKKTVREISSILLNKFGEKIEPVNQRLTKFLTGLYEQRLITFQEINL; encoded by the coding sequence ATGCCTCTTAGCTTTAGTCAACGCAGAAGAATTCTGAAAAATGCCAATTACCTTGACCTTAGACCTTTACGCTTGCACAAAGATGAAATAGGTGAAGATAATATAGTCACAATCCTTATTCCGAAATTCAAAAATAGAATTGCTCTCAAATATATTGTCCCGAAACTGAAATCACCCGAAATAAAATTAAAACTCGACGAGATCGGATCTCAGACATGGCTCCTTCTCGACGGCAAAAAAACTGTAAGAGAAATTTCAAGTATTCTTTTAAATAAATTCGGCGAAAAAATTGAACCCGTAAATCAGAGACTAACAAAATTTCTTACGGGCCTTTACGAACAAAGATTGATAACATTTCAAGAAATTAATTTATAG
- a CDS encoding aminoacyl-histidine dipeptidase, with amino-acid sequence MGNVLGNLKPGLLWKHFEEICNIPHPSRKEEKIAKYVTGFAKNNNLEFQTDEFGNIVIRKPATPGFENRTPVVLQGHLDMVAEKNNDVAHDFDKDPIQAYIDGDWVKARGTTLGSDNGIGVAAALAVLESNDLQHGPVEALFTLDEETGLNGAQALKPGFLKSKILINLDSEEDGAFYIGCSGGQNTFVKFTFKPSEIPANTIALELKVTGLKGGHSGLDIQTGRGNAVKLMSRLLHDLNNKFGIRLVSINGGSKHNAIPRETFAVVRIAKKLSADIFAYVESYNGIVKEELASVEPNLNVSASEIKSKAKVMDKTLAANLIDSLYSVPNGVIKMSADIEGLVETSSNLAVVVTKGKTVEVILSQRSSVESEKKDISNSIVALFRLAKAEVKQGDGYPGWKPDIHSPVLAVMKNVYESMYNNHPEVKAIHAGLECGIIKERFPDMDMISFGPTITGAHSPDEQVQISTVEKFWNLLLNALRNIPAN; translated from the coding sequence ATGGGAAACGTATTAGGAAATTTAAAACCAGGACTATTATGGAAACATTTCGAAGAGATTTGCAATATTCCGCACCCGTCCCGCAAGGAAGAAAAAATTGCTAAATATGTAACAGGATTTGCAAAAAATAACAATCTTGAATTTCAAACCGATGAATTCGGAAACATTGTTATCAGAAAACCGGCTACACCCGGATTTGAAAACCGCACTCCAGTGGTCCTGCAGGGACATCTCGATATGGTTGCTGAAAAGAACAATGATGTAGCACACGACTTCGATAAAGATCCGATTCAAGCGTATATAGACGGCGACTGGGTAAAAGCGCGCGGAACAACCCTTGGAAGCGATAACGGTATCGGCGTTGCTGCTGCGCTTGCAGTACTCGAATCGAATGATCTGCAGCACGGTCCGGTTGAAGCACTTTTTACACTTGACGAGGAGACCGGTTTAAACGGGGCACAGGCATTGAAACCGGGATTTCTGAAATCGAAAATACTTATCAACCTCGATTCCGAAGAAGACGGCGCTTTTTATATAGGATGTTCGGGTGGGCAGAATACTTTTGTAAAATTCACTTTCAAACCCTCGGAAATTCCTGCTAACACTATTGCTTTAGAATTAAAAGTTACCGGATTGAAAGGCGGCCATTCAGGTCTGGATATTCAAACCGGAAGAGGAAATGCGGTTAAATTAATGTCCAGACTTCTTCACGATTTAAACAATAAATTCGGAATACGTCTAGTCTCCATAAACGGAGGTAGCAAGCATAATGCAATTCCAAGAGAGACATTCGCTGTTGTTCGGATTGCGAAGAAATTATCCGCGGATATTTTTGCGTATGTAGAGAGTTATAATGGTATTGTTAAAGAGGAACTTGCAAGTGTTGAGCCGAATCTGAATGTCTCTGCATCCGAGATTAAATCGAAAGCAAAGGTTATGGATAAAACCTTAGCGGCTAACCTTATCGATTCTCTTTATTCAGTTCCTAACGGTGTTATTAAAATGAGTGCGGATATTGAAGGATTAGTTGAAACATCTTCTAACCTTGCAGTCGTTGTCACAAAAGGTAAAACAGTAGAGGTTATTTTAAGCCAGAGAAGTTCAGTCGAATCAGAGAAGAAAGACATTTCAAATTCTATCGTCGCTCTTTTCAGACTTGCAAAAGCTGAAGTTAAGCAGGGTGATGGTTATCCAGGATGGAAGCCTGATATCCACTCGCCGGTCCTCGCCGTTATGAAAAATGTTTATGAGTCGATGTATAATAACCACCCGGAAGTTAAAGCGATTCATGCCGGTCTTGAATGCGGAATAATAAAAGAAAGATTCCCTGATATGGATATGATCTCTTTCGGTCCTACAATCACAGGCGCGCATTCACCAGATGAACAGGTTCAAATCAGTACTGTAGAAAAATTCTGGAATCTCTTATTGAACGCTTTAAGGAACATTCCTGCTAACTAA
- a CDS encoding MFS transporter: MENQSSAKPEPSQLFRWLILVFVSLAMFGNYYIYDSISPLADLLVKQLNFTDSDIGLLQGIYSVPNVLMVLLGGIIIDKIGTRISTFIFTTLCLVGAIITASFDNLTMMAIGRLVFGLGAESMIVAVTTVIGRWFKGKQLSFAFGLNLTLARLGSFAALNSPTWAGGLYENWQYPLLLSVGAGVISIASVIIYWGMDSFAEKNYSLRPVPKQDKIIFREIFSFSKSYWFVVLLCVTFYSGIFPFQTFAVKFFIDVHGTTREFGGFLSSMLTLSAMVLTPLFGLFADYIGRRSLLMMIGSLILIPVYLLMAYTNISLFIPMAMMGLAFSLIPAVMWPSVAIIVDESKLGTAYGLMTMIQNIGLAGFNFMIGWANDFSGGYTLGMWIFSSLGFFGLLFALLLRRSEMGPGSHGLEKGIRNSP, encoded by the coding sequence ATGGAAAATCAATCCTCTGCAAAACCCGAACCATCACAGCTTTTCCGGTGGCTTATTCTTGTGTTCGTTTCACTTGCAATGTTCGGCAATTATTATATTTACGACAGCATAAGTCCGCTCGCCGACTTGCTAGTAAAACAACTGAACTTTACTGATTCGGATATCGGTTTGCTTCAGGGCATCTACAGTGTACCGAATGTATTAATGGTTCTTCTCGGCGGAATTATAATAGACAAAATCGGAACCCGAATTTCAACATTCATTTTCACAACATTATGCCTTGTTGGAGCCATAATTACGGCTTCATTCGACAATCTGACTATGATGGCAATCGGAAGACTGGTGTTCGGACTCGGTGCTGAATCGATGATTGTTGCTGTTACAACAGTAATCGGAAGATGGTTTAAAGGGAAACAGCTTTCGTTTGCATTCGGATTAAATCTAACACTTGCTCGGCTCGGTTCTTTCGCGGCACTTAACTCACCTACCTGGGCCGGGGGATTGTACGAGAACTGGCAGTATCCGCTCCTTCTATCAGTTGGCGCCGGGGTAATCTCTATTGCTTCTGTAATTATCTACTGGGGAATGGATTCATTTGCTGAAAAAAATTATTCTTTAAGGCCTGTCCCTAAACAGGATAAAATTATTTTCAGGGAAATCTTCTCTTTCTCCAAGTCCTACTGGTTTGTAGTACTGCTTTGTGTAACTTTTTATTCGGGAATTTTTCCATTTCAGACTTTCGCGGTTAAGTTTTTTATTGATGTGCACGGAACAACAAGGGAGTTCGGAGGATTTCTTTCCAGCATGCTAACTCTTTCGGCAATGGTCTTAACGCCTTTATTCGGTCTCTTTGCAGACTATATCGGCCGGCGGTCTCTGCTTATGATGATCGGTTCTCTAATTCTTATTCCTGTTTACCTCCTTATGGCCTACACGAATATCTCACTCTTTATTCCTATGGCGATGATGGGACTTGCATTTTCTTTAATTCCCGCGGTTATGTGGCCCTCGGTTGCCATTATTGTTGATGAATCGAAACTTGGAACTGCATATGGACTTATGACTATGATACAGAACATCGGTCTAGCCGGATTTAATTTTATGATCGGCTGGGCCAACGACTTTTCAGGAGGTTATACACTCGGTATGTGGATCTTCTCTTCACTAGGATTCTTCGGACTCCTTTTCGCGTTACTGCTAAGACGGAGTGAAATGGGGCCGGGTAGTCATGGTTTGGAAAAAGGGATTCGAAATAGCCCTTAA
- a CDS encoding aminopeptidase, whose product MKLSQLDKASIIAIRDCMGTKKEESVLIITDEKKKKIGYNLYKNSLGLGHESLYVEIKSREMHGQEPPEQVGRLMKMFDVVLCPTAKSLTHTNARREASAQGSRIATFPGITEEIMVRGLNADYKKIAALTIRLTDILTNTNIVRVTAPNGTDITMDISTRQGHASKGLFHAKGESGNLPTGEAYIAPLEGKSNGVFVVDGSMAGIGVIKGRPIRIVVEDGFAVEISGGAQANKLNKILSNYDMPARNIAEFGIGTNDKAKLSGLLLEDEKVMGTIHIAIGDNKSMGGLVNVPIHLDGVVKRPTVYFDGAMIMKNGKLLI is encoded by the coding sequence ATGAAATTATCTCAACTCGACAAAGCTTCTATCATTGCAATTCGCGACTGTATGGGGACTAAAAAAGAAGAATCCGTTTTAATCATTACTGACGAGAAAAAGAAAAAAATCGGTTACAACCTTTATAAAAATTCTCTCGGTCTGGGTCATGAATCTTTATATGTTGAGATCAAATCGAGAGAGATGCACGGACAGGAACCGCCCGAACAGGTCGGCCGGTTAATGAAAATGTTCGACGTTGTACTTTGTCCTACTGCCAAATCTTTAACGCATACTAATGCAAGAAGGGAAGCTTCGGCACAGGGTTCAAGAATCGCTACTTTCCCGGGTATTACTGAAGAGATTATGGTAAGAGGATTAAATGCTGATTATAAAAAAATTGCAGCACTCACAATAAGATTAACAGATATTCTTACAAATACTAATATTGTCCGGGTTACGGCTCCTAATGGAACTGATATAACAATGGATATTTCAACCAGGCAAGGTCACGCTAGCAAAGGACTCTTCCACGCAAAAGGGGAGAGCGGAAATTTGCCTACCGGAGAAGCATACATAGCGCCACTCGAAGGAAAATCGAACGGCGTTTTTGTTGTTGACGGATCCATGGCCGGTATCGGCGTAATCAAAGGCAGACCGATAAGAATTGTTGTTGAAGACGGTTTCGCTGTAGAAATTTCAGGAGGTGCCCAGGCAAATAAACTTAACAAGATCCTAAGCAATTACGATATGCCTGCAAGAAATATTGCTGAGTTCGGTATCGGTACCAATGATAAAGCGAAACTGAGCGGACTTCTTCTTGAAGACGAAAAAGTAATGGGCACAATTCATATTGCCATCGGCGATAACAAATCGATGGGCGGACTGGTAAATGTTCCGATTCATCTCGATGGAGTCGTAAAAAGACCAACCGTATATTTCGACGGTGCAATGATTATGAAGAACGGAAAACTTCTTATTTAA
- a CDS encoding UvrD-helicase domain-containing protein: protein MKILNDLNQEQLKAVEYNSGPHMIVAGAGSGKTRVLTYKIAYLIDKGLEPDSILALTFTNKAAKEMKERIKVLVGKKASSLWMGTFHSIFARILRIEAKSLNYQPNFSIYDREDSVSLVSNVLQNLNINLENLTPNGVQHKISFLKNQMIKPENFGKNMATTLADKKFLEIYTEYNKRLFENNAMDFDDLLLKPIELFEENSKILSKYKKQFKYILVDEYQDTNKAQYQLLKLLSPTKDKVCVVGDDAQSIYSWRGAEIKNMLNFKKDFKGAKIFRLEQNYRSTKMILAAADSIIKNNTEQITKTLWTENNDGEELTLMRASDEKDEAFQIAKKIKKEISTRKLSLNDISIFYRLNSQSRALEDALRREKIPYKIVGGVEFYRRKEVKDVLAYLRVLTNQNDEESLLRIMNFPQRGIGNTSITKMIAFARKLELSLFTTMSRVFEVIEVKERIQKNVKQFKMLLDKYIDLKDKLSIGELTSALVDELGILKIYKEENSAESMARYDNIQELLSAVQQYSKENPDSKLDDFLAEVSLVSGVDQYDEKVNSVTLMTVHSAKGLEFPLVFITGLEEDIFPLSPRFDSDSKIEEERRLFYVAITRAQQKVFLTYARSRYRFGEVAYQSKSRFLDELDENTFEELNGAGGRKSGRRKRDFVDEYYQESYDDFDQERRSLRVGSRVTHQLFGMGKILQIVGTGDMQRVTIAFEESGTKQLLTKFANLKLI from the coding sequence ATGAAAATTCTAAATGATCTAAATCAGGAACAGCTCAAAGCTGTGGAGTACAATTCCGGTCCACACATGATTGTAGCGGGTGCCGGATCGGGAAAAACACGCGTTTTAACATATAAAATCGCATATTTGATCGATAAAGGGCTTGAACCTGATTCAATTTTGGCGCTTACTTTTACTAATAAAGCTGCCAAGGAAATGAAAGAAAGGATTAAAGTTCTGGTTGGAAAAAAAGCCTCATCTCTCTGGATGGGCACATTTCATTCCATCTTTGCACGGATTCTCAGGATTGAAGCAAAATCCCTCAATTATCAACCAAATTTTTCGATATACGACCGGGAGGATTCGGTCTCTCTTGTCAGTAATGTTTTGCAGAATCTGAATATTAACCTTGAAAATCTTACCCCGAATGGAGTTCAGCATAAAATCAGCTTTCTCAAAAACCAAATGATTAAACCGGAAAACTTCGGCAAAAATATGGCAACTACACTTGCCGATAAAAAATTTCTTGAAATCTATACCGAATACAATAAACGTTTATTCGAAAATAATGCCATGGATTTCGACGACCTTCTTCTGAAGCCGATCGAATTATTCGAAGAAAATTCAAAGATCCTATCCAAATACAAGAAGCAATTTAAATATATCCTTGTTGATGAATATCAGGATACAAATAAAGCTCAGTATCAGTTGCTTAAATTATTAAGTCCCACTAAAGATAAAGTCTGTGTTGTCGGTGATGATGCACAAAGTATCTACAGCTGGCGCGGTGCCGAAATAAAAAATATGCTCAACTTTAAAAAAGATTTTAAAGGGGCAAAAATTTTCAGGCTCGAGCAGAATTACCGTTCAACAAAAATGATTCTTGCCGCAGCGGATTCCATTATTAAGAATAATACAGAGCAGATTACAAAAACGTTATGGACGGAAAATAACGACGGTGAAGAACTTACTCTGATGCGGGCTTCTGATGAAAAGGATGAAGCGTTTCAGATCGCTAAAAAAATTAAGAAGGAAATCTCTACTCGTAAATTGTCCTTAAATGATATTTCAATTTTCTACCGGCTTAATTCTCAGTCGAGAGCTCTTGAAGATGCTCTTAGAAGAGAGAAAATTCCTTATAAGATTGTCGGCGGTGTTGAGTTTTACAGAAGAAAGGAAGTGAAAGACGTACTGGCATATCTTAGAGTTCTTACTAACCAGAATGACGAGGAAAGTTTACTTCGTATAATGAACTTCCCGCAAAGGGGCATAGGGAATACATCTATAACGAAAATGATTGCGTTTGCCCGTAAGCTCGAGCTTTCTCTCTTTACTACTATGTCCCGTGTGTTTGAGGTTATTGAAGTAAAAGAAAGAATACAGAAAAATGTAAAGCAGTTTAAGATGTTACTTGACAAGTATATTGATCTCAAGGATAAACTCTCGATTGGTGAATTGACTTCGGCGCTTGTTGACGAACTCGGTATATTGAAAATTTATAAGGAAGAAAATTCAGCCGAATCGATGGCCAGGTACGACAATATTCAGGAGCTCCTCTCCGCGGTTCAGCAGTACAGCAAAGAAAATCCGGATTCTAAACTTGATGATTTTCTTGCCGAAGTCTCTCTTGTCTCAGGTGTGGATCAGTACGATGAGAAGGTCAATTCGGTTACACTGATGACTGTTCATAGTGCAAAAGGATTGGAATTCCCGTTAGTATTTATCACCGGTCTCGAAGAGGATATTTTCCCCTTAAGTCCCCGCTTTGATTCGGATTCCAAGATTGAAGAGGAGAGACGATTGTTCTATGTCGCCATAACGCGCGCTCAGCAGAAAGTATTTCTAACGTATGCGCGTTCTAGATATCGTTTCGGAGAGGTGGCATATCAGAGCAAATCAAGATTTCTTGATGAACTGGATGAAAATACATTTGAAGAATTGAACGGCGCAGGTGGCAGAAAGTCCGGAAGACGCAAAAGGGATTTTGTAGATGAATATTATCAGGAGAGTTACGACGATTTTGATCAGGAGAGAAGATCTCTGCGTGTTGGCAGCCGGGTTACTCATCAACTCTTTGGAATGGGAAAAATACTTCAGATTGTTGGAACCGGTGATATGCAGAGAGTTACAATTGCTTTCGAAGAAAGCGGTACTAAACAGCTTCTTACTAAATTTGCCAATTTAAAACTGATATAA
- a CDS encoding ATP-dependent 6-phosphofructokinase, producing MKIGILTGGGDCPGLNAVIRAVVRKALQSGKEVIGIREGWKGLIDNNYCKLDRDTISGILHRGGTILGTSRTNIYKIENGEETVKNNLAKNGIDAIVAIGGEDTLGIASKLYKAGVKVVGVPKTIDNDLNATDFTFGFDTAVNIATEAIDRLHTTAESHNRVIVVEVMGRHAGWIAIWAGIAGGADIILVPEKPFNIDEVCSVLTKRHASGKSFSIVVVSEGAKLQTEDEADKDGSFILSSMKKDSFGHVRLGGIGNVLADEIEKRTGYETRATILGHIQRGGSPTAYDRVLATRFGVFAAELVNKGDWGKMASLRGNEIIGVELAEATGKLKTVDMELMQVAETFFG from the coding sequence ATGAAAATAGGAATATTAACCGGCGGGGGAGATTGCCCCGGTCTAAATGCTGTTATTAGAGCTGTTGTTAGAAAAGCACTTCAAAGCGGTAAAGAGGTTATAGGAATTAGGGAAGGTTGGAAGGGGTTAATAGACAACAATTATTGTAAGCTCGACCGTGACACAATTTCCGGTATACTTCATCGCGGAGGTACAATTCTTGGCACATCAAGAACAAATATCTACAAAATTGAAAATGGTGAAGAGACGGTAAAAAACAATCTTGCTAAAAACGGAATTGATGCTATCGTTGCTATCGGCGGTGAGGATACTCTCGGTATAGCTTCCAAATTGTATAAAGCCGGTGTTAAAGTTGTTGGTGTCCCTAAAACAATTGATAATGATTTAAATGCAACCGACTTTACATTCGGATTCGATACTGCCGTTAACATTGCTACGGAAGCAATCGACAGGCTTCATACAACAGCGGAATCGCACAACAGAGTAATAGTTGTTGAAGTTATGGGAAGACATGCCGGATGGATTGCCATCTGGGCTGGGATTGCCGGAGGAGCCGATATCATACTTGTTCCCGAAAAACCATTTAACATTGATGAAGTTTGTTCTGTTTTAACAAAACGTCATGCCAGCGGAAAAAGCTTCAGCATAGTTGTAGTTTCGGAAGGGGCAAAACTTCAGACTGAAGACGAAGCAGATAAAGACGGATCATTTATTCTCAGCAGCATGAAGAAAGACTCATTCGGTCATGTCCGTCTCGGCGGAATCGGTAATGTGCTGGCTGATGAAATTGAAAAAAGAACCGGTTATGAAACCAGGGCTACTATTCTCGGTCACATTCAGAGAGGCGGAAGCCCTACAGCCTATGATAGAGTTCTTGCAACACGCTTTGGTGTTTTTGCCGCGGAACTGGTTAATAAAGGGGACTGGGGGAAAATGGCATCGCTGAGAGGTAATGAAATTATTGGAGTTGAACTTGCAGAAGCAACAGGGAAATTAAAAACTGTTGATATGGAATTAATGCAGGTTGCTGAAACTTTCTTCGGATAA
- a CDS encoding alanine/glycine:cation symporter family protein → MKKSTAGLITLGIIFSIFIFGGEEFFNTVWSFPGNIESIKNFPSKEVPLGSIPLMLLLLLGTGVFITFKLLFPQIRYFWHGIKVTAGTYDDPSDQGDLSHFKALATAISATVGIGNIAGVATAIYYGGPGALFWMWMTGLFGTALKFAEVSLAHKHRDILPDGSAAGGPMYTIEKGLGPKWKWLAILFASFAVICSFATGNAIQAFTLSDQLFSETKQILGTESFWTIQHAIIGNFSVSYTQIIIGLVLSSLIGLVIIGGIKRIGNVTGFLSPFMAVIYVFTSLVVLISNLPHLGPAFGMIFDFAFNPPAQIAGVGGGTFLIWLNTVLWGVKRGLYSNESGQGSAPIAHSTAKTKYGVREGTVALLEPFIDTITICTLTGLVIITTDAWHHTQYYVNHIDPSFSGAMYNASLLTSYAFKQGLSWLFSYGDKIVTLGVLLFATSTIISWSYYGDRASHYLFGERAILPYKWVFIVFVFIGAIAELEAIWAFGDAALGFMTAPNLLTIILLSGVLKKDVKNYFSMKHVPYKELLKEKNK, encoded by the coding sequence ATGAAAAAATCAACTGCCGGTCTAATTACACTTGGAATCATCTTTTCAATATTCATATTTGGCGGAGAGGAATTTTTTAATACCGTTTGGTCCTTCCCCGGAAATATTGAAAGCATTAAGAATTTTCCGAGTAAAGAAGTACCTCTCGGTTCAATCCCTCTTATGCTTCTTTTATTGTTAGGTACAGGTGTTTTCATCACATTTAAACTGCTATTCCCGCAGATCAGATATTTCTGGCACGGAATTAAAGTAACAGCCGGAACATATGATGACCCAAGTGATCAGGGAGATCTCAGTCATTTCAAAGCACTCGCAACCGCCATATCGGCAACAGTTGGAATTGGAAATATTGCCGGAGTAGCTACCGCAATTTATTACGGCGGACCTGGTGCATTATTCTGGATGTGGATGACAGGATTGTTCGGAACCGCACTCAAATTTGCCGAAGTATCGCTGGCACATAAGCACCGGGATATTCTGCCGGATGGATCAGCGGCCGGCGGTCCGATGTACACAATTGAAAAAGGATTGGGTCCTAAATGGAAATGGCTTGCTATTCTTTTTGCAAGCTTTGCTGTCATATGTTCGTTTGCAACGGGTAACGCGATTCAGGCTTTTACACTTTCCGACCAGTTGTTTTCGGAAACCAAACAGATTCTAGGTACAGAAAGTTTCTGGACTATCCAGCATGCTATCATCGGAAATTTTTCTGTTTCTTATACTCAGATAATAATTGGCCTTGTGTTATCGAGCCTTATTGGCCTTGTAATAATCGGCGGCATAAAAAGAATTGGAAATGTAACCGGATTTCTTTCACCTTTCATGGCAGTGATATATGTTTTTACTTCACTAGTTGTTCTGATTTCCAATCTGCCTCATTTAGGGCCGGCCTTCGGCATGATATTCGATTTTGCATTCAATCCCCCTGCTCAAATTGCCGGAGTAGGCGGGGGAACATTTTTAATCTGGCTTAATACTGTTTTGTGGGGCGTGAAAAGAGGTCTCTACTCCAATGAATCCGGCCAGGGGAGCGCACCCATCGCCCATTCAACAGCAAAGACTAAATACGGCGTAAGAGAAGGAACTGTTGCCTTGCTCGAACCGTTCATCGACACAATTACAATCTGTACGTTAACAGGATTAGTTATTATTACGACAGATGCGTGGCATCATACTCAGTACTACGTAAATCATATAGATCCTTCTTTCTCAGGGGCTATGTACAACGCAAGTTTACTGACCTCTTATGCGTTCAAGCAGGGCTTAAGCTGGCTTTTCAGTTACGGTGATAAAATTGTAACGCTCGGAGTTCTGCTCTTCGCAACATCGACTATTATCAGCTGGTCATACTACGGCGATAGAGCTTCGCATTATCTCTTCGGAGAGAGAGCAATCCTTCCTTATAAATGGGTATTCATTGTATTTGTATTTATCGGGGCAATAGCTGAACTGGAGGCTATCTGGGCTTTCGGGGATGCCGCACTCGGATTCATGACAGCACCAAACCTGCTAACGATTATTTTATTGTCGGGTGTGCTAAAGAAGGATGTTAAGAATTATTTCTCGATGAAACATGTGCCGTATAAAGAATTGTTAAAAGAGAAGAATAAATAA
- a CDS encoding sodium-dependent transporter has translation MHSNSKREQWGSKIGFILAAAGSAVGLGNIWRFPYLAGENGGAAFIFVYIICVFVIGIPVLVAEILIGRTTQKNPVGSFKLLSKSPFWSGIGGMGVIAAFVILSFYTVVAGWTFGYIIEAVNGNLMNYNIPETANSHFTELTQNSFWNVGLLALFMLLTMGIVYFGVQKGIERGSKIMMPMLFVLLIVLMIRGLTLDGASKGLEYLFNPDFSKINTGVILSALGQAFFSMSLGMGAMLTYGSYMSKKQNVPGSSVWIAMLDLSIAIISGICIFTVVFATGQNPDVGPSLIFRTLPVVFTKMPGGYFFSILFFFALTLAALTSTVSLLEVVTAYFVDEKGWSRKKAVLFFGSLSLLLGIPSALSFNLLADAQIFGLTFFGLTEFISSNLLLPIGGFFIALFVGWYWGFETVIQNVKEGAESVFGKFPWLLGYWKIILRFVAPILIIIVLLSSLGII, from the coding sequence ATGCATTCAAACTCTAAGCGCGAACAATGGGGCAGTAAAATCGGTTTTATTCTGGCCGCTGCCGGTTCAGCAGTTGGACTAGGGAATATCTGGCGGTTTCCATATCTGGCCGGAGAAAACGGCGGAGCTGCTTTTATTTTTGTCTATATTATCTGCGTGTTTGTTATCGGAATTCCGGTACTGGTTGCAGAAATTCTGATCGGTAGAACAACTCAGAAAAATCCTGTAGGGTCATTTAAATTATTAAGTAAATCTCCGTTCTGGTCTGGTATCGGCGGAATGGGAGTGATCGCCGCATTTGTAATCCTCTCTTTTTATACTGTTGTTGCAGGATGGACATTCGGATATATTATTGAAGCTGTCAACGGGAATTTAATGAATTATAATATCCCGGAAACTGCAAACAGTCATTTTACAGAACTCACTCAGAATTCTTTCTGGAACGTAGGACTACTTGCTCTTTTTATGCTGCTGACAATGGGAATAGTCTATTTCGGCGTTCAGAAAGGGATTGAAAGAGGAAGTAAAATAATGATGCCGATGCTCTTCGTGTTATTGATTGTTCTTATGATTAGAGGATTAACTCTTGACGGTGCTTCCAAAGGACTTGAGTATTTATTCAATCCCGACTTCAGTAAAATAAACACTGGAGTTATACTTTCAGCACTCGGGCAGGCGTTTTTCTCTATGAGTCTTGGAATGGGGGCAATGCTTACTTACGGTAGCTATATGTCTAAGAAACAAAATGTACCCGGGTCATCTGTATGGATTGCAATGCTTGATCTATCGATAGCAATTATTTCGGGCATCTGCATCTTCACAGTCGTATTTGCTACTGGTCAGAATCCTGACGTAGGTCCGAGTCTTATTTTCCGCACGCTTCCGGTGGTATTCACAAAGATGCCGGGCGGATACTTCTTCTCTATCCTGTTTTTCTTTGCATTAACATTAGCAGCTCTTACATCAACCGTTTCATTGCTCGAAGTAGTAACCGCATATTTTGTAGATGAGAAAGGATGGAGCAGAAAAAAAGCAGTACTCTTTTTCGGTTCGCTTTCTTTATTACTTGGTATTCCTAGCGCGTTATCGTTTAATCTTCTTGCAGACGCACAGATATTCGGTCTAACCTTTTTCGGACTTACAGAATTTATTTCCTCGAATTTATTATTACCGATCGGCGGATTCTTCATTGCCCTGTTTGTAGGATGGTACTGGGGATTTGAAACTGTAATTCAGAATGTTAAAGAGGGAGCCGAATCCGTGTTCGGCAAATTTCCGTGGCTTTTAGGCTACTGGAAAATAATTTTGAGATTCGTTGCACCGATATTAATCATAATTGTTTTACTTAGTTCCTTAGGAATAATTTAG